In Halobacterium sp. CBA1132, a genomic segment contains:
- a CDS encoding ABC transporter permease, which produces MFAIIERELWTLLRNRVVIAVGIGFFGVIVGLSGVSMGSPGGYVSLTYDLLLPVEVLIPTLAFAYVYRSIRGDDERGELDVIRTYDVSRLEYVAGVFIGRTAVLLVVVLTTLGVAGVVASLGATPAVEFFATHQAGDTPVVYLRFMMFAAVYTLVASGIALTVSAATRTNREAIAASVGMLLALAIALDLVVVTLVSTNIIDAGSIAVFTGLSPASAFRGLVLEMAIQPALAVSPSVATASPLTSAVSLLSWLGMSIGIATVATWTETT; this is translated from the coding sequence GTGTTCGCCATTATTGAGCGGGAACTCTGGACGCTCCTCCGCAACCGGGTAGTCATCGCTGTCGGCATCGGCTTTTTCGGTGTTATTGTGGGACTTAGTGGGGTTTCGATGGGGTCTCCCGGCGGATATGTATCGCTAACCTATGACTTGCTACTGCCGGTGGAGGTCTTGATCCCGACGCTTGCGTTTGCGTACGTCTATCGGTCTATTCGTGGTGATGATGAACGCGGGGAGTTAGATGTTATCCGAACGTACGACGTCTCACGACTGGAATACGTGGCAGGCGTCTTCATCGGACGGACCGCAGTCTTACTCGTCGTCGTGCTCACGACACTCGGTGTCGCTGGCGTTGTTGCTAGTCTGGGGGCAACCCCAGCCGTCGAATTCTTCGCGACGCACCAAGCAGGCGACACACCGGTTGTATACCTTCGATTCATGATGTTTGCTGCAGTCTACACTCTCGTTGCTTCCGGTATTGCGCTTACCGTGTCTGCAGCAACACGAACGAATCGAGAAGCGATCGCCGCCAGTGTTGGCATGCTGCTCGCCCTCGCAATTGCGCTCGACCTCGTCGTAGTCACACTCGTGTCGACGAACATCATCGACGCCGGATCAATTGCCGTTTTTACGGGCCTCAGCCCGGCAAGTGCGTTCCGTGGCCTCGTCCTGGAGATGGCAATTCAACCTGCGCTGGCGGTTAGCCCATCTGTTGCCACCGCTTCTCCACTTACAAGCGCCGTCAGCCTTCTCAGCTGGCTTGGAATGAGCATCGGTATTGCAACAGTCGCAACATGGACGGAAACAACCTGA
- a CDS encoding ABC transporter ATP-binding protein, whose amino-acid sequence MTEQNARATDEPPLAFTDASYAFGDVTVLQEASVELQSGEFTALVGPNGSGKTTLLELFAGLRSLDTGTVTRPTASGRTVAYLPQTPGFRSGFTARETLGFYTDLVEESANPDSLLVEVGLDDAATRGVDELSGGMTRLLGIAQALIGDPPIVILDEPTSGLDPDVADHIFDVIESIASDGRLVITASHDLAAIEARADRALFLSDGEFVLDGDPESILEATDTETLREAFAAVFRRKTSGVTRPGANGGER is encoded by the coding sequence ATGACCGAACAAAACGCCCGCGCCACGGACGAGCCACCACTTGCGTTCACGGACGCATCGTACGCGTTCGGAGACGTAACCGTCCTCCAAGAGGCATCCGTCGAACTCCAGTCAGGCGAGTTCACAGCACTCGTCGGACCGAACGGATCCGGGAAGACGACGCTCCTCGAATTGTTCGCAGGCTTGCGGTCACTCGACACCGGGACAGTCACGCGGCCAACAGCATCGGGCCGAACTGTCGCATATCTGCCCCAAACACCCGGCTTTCGGTCGGGGTTCACCGCCCGTGAGACGCTGGGCTTCTACACGGATCTCGTGGAGGAAAGTGCTAACCCTGACAGCCTGCTCGTTGAAGTCGGTCTCGATGACGCCGCTACCCGTGGTGTAGATGAACTGTCGGGAGGTATGACTCGCCTCCTGGGCATCGCGCAAGCGCTCATCGGTGACCCGCCTATCGTCATTCTCGACGAGCCGACCAGCGGTCTTGATCCAGATGTCGCCGACCATATCTTCGACGTGATCGAAAGCATCGCCAGTGATGGGCGACTCGTTATCACGGCGAGCCACGACCTCGCAGCTATTGAAGCGCGCGCTGACCGCGCGCTGTTCCTCTCAGACGGCGAGTTCGTTCTCGATGGTGATCCCGAGAGCATTCTGGAGGCGACTGATACAGAGACGCTACGTGAGGCGTTTGCGGCGGTGTTTCGCAGGAAAACTAGTGGTGTTACTCGTCCGGGTGCGAACGGAGGTGAGCGCTGA
- a CDS encoding NosD domain-containing protein, with the protein MLGRSLPAVLVVVLVLLSYSLIVPIGDDTVEPAQSGNTFDLGLTDETIREVEQRDLSIPRVQVYYSSYEYVVGFNTIESFLVEQNRSGHQRQFGQPVEIFVSDYAGTNVSLTEDGYLTASRHVGLVDAENTFVVVDSRARLTNGPVAVPFADRDAADKFATEYGGDVVPWADVDETMTPEQSLTRGNFQAAMDNRSAWADATVATARNLTDRPTSVVVGEDVSSLAAAIDAAPPNTTVRVPSGTYRTDGLTVNKSLTILGAGPDTRIRGDENGTVVHVTSPRVALANLSIDGVGDVGSRRSMLNASRLEQAGWSENIELAYGRGDAAVRLVNASASVLTGVHIETPSSGIISLNSSNSVVRDVELNVTEGDDEGFMGLVAMYGPLVVEDSQFAGGRDGVYTHRADGIVVRNNTFRDSRFGVHEMYTSHSLVRNNTVRDTRIGIIIMTRPTGNIVVDNDVRASQVGLSTAGSNSYYAGNVLTDNVRGIDVLGFQSLVERNTITDNTVGIRSGPGLPTNLVTANDIVGNEQAATAGLGPLRVWTVDGEGNYWGPMPGVDGDADGYYERSFRPNSPIDEHLHDAPGAWTLAQSPAITLVRSVQDTVPGLRSAGIVDTAPRVTPVQPKTLNTTQASNNVTGVAT; encoded by the coding sequence ATGCTCGGACGTAGCCTACCGGCCGTACTCGTTGTCGTTCTCGTCCTGCTGAGTTACTCGCTTATTGTTCCGATAGGCGACGACACCGTTGAGCCCGCCCAGTCCGGGAACACGTTCGACCTCGGACTGACCGACGAAACCATTCGGGAGGTCGAGCAACGCGACCTGTCGATTCCCCGCGTCCAAGTATACTATTCAAGCTACGAGTACGTCGTCGGCTTCAACACCATCGAATCATTCCTCGTCGAGCAGAATCGATCGGGCCATCAACGACAGTTCGGGCAGCCAGTTGAAATCTTCGTCTCAGATTATGCAGGCACGAACGTCTCCCTCACCGAAGACGGCTACCTAACGGCATCCCGTCATGTCGGCCTCGTCGATGCCGAAAACACGTTTGTCGTCGTCGATAGCCGCGCTCGGCTCACCAACGGGCCGGTCGCCGTGCCGTTTGCCGACCGCGACGCTGCGGACAAGTTCGCCACCGAGTACGGCGGCGATGTCGTTCCGTGGGCAGACGTAGACGAGACCATGACTCCTGAGCAATCGCTCACCCGAGGCAACTTCCAGGCGGCCATGGATAATCGGTCCGCATGGGCAGACGCAACCGTCGCCACTGCCCGCAATCTCACCGACAGACCGACGTCTGTTGTCGTCGGCGAAGATGTATCGTCGCTAGCTGCCGCGATTGACGCTGCACCACCGAACACGACTGTTCGAGTGCCATCAGGAACGTACCGGACAGACGGACTTACGGTGAACAAGTCACTGACGATTCTGGGGGCAGGCCCAGACACTCGAATTCGCGGTGACGAGAACGGGACTGTCGTTCACGTCACCTCACCCCGGGTTGCGCTGGCGAACCTCAGTATTGACGGCGTCGGCGACGTCGGGAGCAGGCGAAGTATGTTGAATGCGTCCCGGCTCGAACAAGCCGGCTGGTCTGAGAATATCGAACTTGCGTATGGTCGCGGAGATGCTGCCGTACGGTTGGTTAATGCCTCCGCGTCAGTACTTACAGGGGTTCATATCGAGACGCCGTCGTCGGGTATCATCTCCCTCAATAGTAGCAACTCCGTCGTTCGTGATGTCGAACTGAACGTGACAGAGGGCGACGACGAGGGGTTCATGGGGTTAGTTGCGATGTACGGTCCGCTGGTCGTCGAGGACAGCCAGTTTGCAGGCGGCCGCGACGGCGTGTACACGCATCGCGCTGACGGGATCGTGGTCCGAAACAACACATTCCGGGACAGCCGCTTTGGCGTCCACGAAATGTACACTTCCCACTCGCTTGTTCGCAACAACACCGTCCGTGACACACGAATTGGAATCATCATCATGACACGACCGACAGGCAACATCGTCGTCGATAACGACGTCCGCGCGTCACAGGTTGGACTCTCAACTGCCGGGTCGAATTCCTACTACGCCGGCAACGTGCTGACTGACAACGTCCGTGGTATCGATGTTCTCGGCTTCCAGTCACTCGTTGAGCGCAACACGATTACCGACAACACCGTTGGGATTCGCAGCGGCCCGGGACTTCCGACGAATCTTGTCACCGCGAACGACATCGTCGGCAACGAGCAGGCAGCGACAGCTGGCCTTGGTCCACTTCGCGTGTGGACCGTCGATGGCGAAGGGAACTACTGGGGGCCGATGCCGGGGGTAGACGGAGACGCTGACGGCTACTACGAGCGGTCATTCCGCCCGAATAGCCCTATCGACGAACACCTCCACGACGCGCCAGGCGCATGGACGCTTGCACAGTCGCCTGCAATTACACTGGTCCGGAGCGTTCAGGACACCGTTCCGGGGCTGCGTTCAGCTGGCATCGTCGATACAGCGCCACGAGTCACGCCGGTACAGCCCAAGACACTGAACACTACGCAAGCGTCGAATAACGTGACGGGGGTGGCAACATGA
- a CDS encoding nitrous oxide reductase accessory protein NosL — protein sequence MSPHSPNERCPNHESHPQQTTPEDGRTPITRRQFVVGATTAVTAGLAGCLNSGRNNDAPAPITIPTTATCDVCGMTITQQPGPTAEIFYADAQPNDHDNPARFDSTWEAFQFDFQHDNWTREAFYVTDYSAVDYDIQTDGGQQLLSTHYEKEAFADATDITYVVGSSVVGAMGEDLIGFSDRTDAEAFREKYGGDLATFDDVTPSLISSLGM from the coding sequence ATGTCTCCACACTCACCCAACGAGCGCTGTCCAAACCACGAATCCCACCCACAGCAAACCACCCCGGAAGACGGCCGGACACCAATCACACGACGGCAATTCGTTGTTGGAGCAACCACGGCAGTAACTGCTGGTCTCGCCGGCTGCCTCAATAGTGGCAGAAACAACGATGCGCCGGCCCCAATTACAATTCCCACTACCGCCACGTGTGACGTCTGCGGAATGACGATCACACAGCAACCCGGGCCGACTGCTGAGATTTTCTACGCTGACGCACAGCCGAACGACCATGACAACCCTGCCCGCTTCGACAGCACATGGGAAGCGTTCCAGTTCGACTTCCAGCACGACAACTGGACGCGTGAGGCCTTCTACGTCACGGACTACTCGGCCGTCGATTACGACATCCAAACTGATGGCGGCCAACAACTACTCTCCACACACTACGAGAAAGAAGCGTTCGCTGATGCAACTGATATCACGTACGTTGTAGGCTCGTCAGTCGTCGGTGCGATGGGAGAAGATCTGATCGGATTCTCCGACCGAACAGATGCCGAGGCGTTCCGGGAGAAGTACGGCGGCGACCTTGCCACCTTCGACGACGTGACGCCGAGTCTCATCTCGTCGCTCGGGATGTAG
- a CDS encoding winged helix-turn-helix transcriptional regulator — MSNTRVTITKSIEAHPGLHFNELVRRLELAPGQLQYHIKQLQSSEDVIAESIYGKTHYFPPEYNQWERTALALLRRETAGEIVAYLLTEGDTPPAAVAEELDIARSTLEWHLDRLVEQGLVKKQRDISNRVTLTVRNADRTVELLREADPTLGERMVDRFTRLVDNLLDG, encoded by the coding sequence ATGTCTAACACTCGTGTCACAATTACAAAGTCGATCGAAGCACATCCCGGCCTCCATTTTAACGAGCTTGTTCGACGCCTCGAGCTTGCTCCGGGCCAACTCCAGTATCACATCAAGCAACTGCAGTCCAGCGAGGATGTTATCGCAGAATCGATCTACGGGAAGACCCACTATTTTCCGCCCGAATACAATCAATGGGAGCGGACGGCACTGGCGCTGCTTCGCCGGGAAACAGCTGGAGAGATCGTTGCCTATCTCTTGACTGAAGGGGATACGCCGCCAGCAGCCGTTGCGGAGGAGCTTGATATTGCGCGCAGTACCTTGGAGTGGCATTTGGATCGCCTCGTCGAACAAGGCTTGGTCAAGAAACAGCGAGATATCTCGAACCGAGTGACCCTTACCGTCCGGAATGCTGATCGAACGGTCGAGTTACTCCGTGAGGCCGATCCGACGTTGGGCGAACGGATGGTTGATCGGTTTACCCGCTTGGTCGATAACCTCCTCGACGGGTGA
- a CDS encoding NosD domain-containing protein, with protein sequence MLAAVVGPFAVGGGSQQAAAVPMSDTKSTGVPESVVVSAYESTIALPTGQVSFSQFKFTIGYYGITSMVAGLQESTEREFGRPMAVYVSDFSGTGVYVGEDGLLRTPMDADTEWIPASTAYFVVNSTASIPTREQALVPFSKRSDATAFVQQYGGRIEQWDAVRQLDVGGAGRSSAEWVRTSEARSERANRTAARARSLLERPVPTTVEPNESLTAAIRRAAPNTTIQLAAGNHSVSDVTVDKPLTIRGDGVNQTRIIGDENRSVVYVNASRVAITDVSMSGIGTVRTRDRANITGVPVRNESFRERYWTTHGYGDAGIVFEESTRSLVSDVRIRTRANGVIARNSPNLTVSNLTVRGTRDWEDGFLGVSILGAPALVQNSTFYGGKVGVFAHDTQSFTVRDSSMEGMMIGVFSVFAQGAFAANNDIEDTYVGVYIHDRSNRNVVTGNIVTNSKNGVLVFGRSSYVAENVVTHNQHGVVVQGQYSVYEENVAAFNRVGIRAMSLFPTNRVTDNDIAYNRRYAETARFNVLHVWKGNYWRGAPGIDTDGDGSLSRSFRATGPVGMVADGGAGAPTLARAPALKLIRQLQQTMPGIRFGGIVDEAPRENPVRPAVLARLEDTQNSPGQFDDEDEWDYTF encoded by the coding sequence GTGCTCGCGGCAGTCGTCGGGCCATTCGCCGTGGGCGGTGGGAGCCAGCAGGCGGCTGCGGTCCCGATGTCAGATACGAAGTCAACGGGTGTTCCAGAAAGCGTCGTCGTTAGTGCCTACGAATCGACGATCGCGTTGCCGACTGGACAAGTCTCGTTCTCCCAGTTCAAATTCACCATCGGATACTACGGCATCACGTCGATGGTCGCAGGACTGCAGGAGAGCACGGAGCGAGAATTCGGGCGGCCGATGGCTGTGTACGTCTCGGATTTCTCCGGCACTGGCGTCTACGTCGGAGAGGATGGGTTGCTCAGAACACCGATGGACGCAGATACTGAGTGGATCCCAGCCAGTACAGCGTACTTCGTCGTCAACAGTACGGCCAGCATCCCGACGCGGGAGCAGGCGCTGGTGCCGTTCTCGAAGCGGAGTGATGCGACGGCGTTCGTTCAACAGTACGGTGGTCGGATCGAGCAGTGGGACGCCGTCCGACAGTTGGATGTCGGCGGTGCGGGCCGTAGTTCAGCGGAATGGGTGCGCACGAGTGAAGCACGGAGCGAGCGTGCGAACAGAACGGCCGCCCGTGCGCGGTCGCTACTCGAACGACCGGTTCCGACTACGGTAGAACCAAACGAGTCGCTGACCGCAGCGATCCGGCGTGCCGCGCCCAACACGACCATCCAACTGGCAGCCGGGAATCATTCTGTCTCCGATGTCACGGTGGACAAACCCCTGACGATTCGTGGCGATGGGGTCAACCAAACGCGCATCATCGGGGACGAAAACCGTAGTGTCGTCTACGTGAACGCATCACGCGTTGCGATTACGGATGTTTCGATGTCCGGCATCGGCACAGTGCGGACCCGCGACCGAGCGAACATTACGGGTGTTCCGGTCAGGAATGAGTCGTTCCGGGAACGCTACTGGACGACGCATGGCTACGGTGACGCGGGTATCGTCTTCGAGGAGTCCACCCGATCGCTGGTCTCTGACGTTCGAATACGAACGCGCGCAAATGGAGTTATCGCGCGGAATAGCCCGAATCTCACCGTTTCAAACCTCACGGTTCGGGGAACGCGAGACTGGGAGGATGGATTCCTCGGGGTCTCGATTCTCGGCGCGCCCGCACTGGTCCAGAACTCGACGTTTTACGGTGGGAAAGTCGGAGTCTTCGCCCACGACACGCAGTCGTTCACTGTTCGAGATTCCTCGATGGAGGGGATGATGATCGGCGTGTTCAGCGTGTTCGCGCAGGGCGCGTTCGCCGCTAACAACGATATCGAGGACACGTACGTCGGCGTCTACATCCACGACCGATCGAACCGAAACGTTGTGACAGGGAATATCGTCACGAACAGCAAGAACGGCGTTCTTGTGTTCGGGCGGTCGAGCTACGTCGCGGAGAATGTTGTGACGCATAACCAGCACGGCGTCGTCGTGCAAGGCCAATATTCAGTGTATGAGGAGAACGTCGCGGCGTTCAATCGGGTCGGCATTCGAGCGATGTCGCTATTTCCGACGAACCGCGTCACCGACAACGACATCGCGTATAACCGGCGGTACGCCGAGACCGCACGGTTCAACGTGTTACACGTCTGGAAGGGGAACTACTGGCGGGGCGCACCCGGTATCGACACCGACGGTGACGGCTCACTCTCACGGTCGTTCCGTGCGACAGGACCGGTCGGGATGGTCGCAGACGGTGGAGCTGGGGCACCGACGTTGGCACGAGCACCGGCACTCAAATTGATACGGCAATTACAGCAGACGATGCCGGGGATTCGGTTTGGGGGCATCGTGGATGAAGCGCCACGAGAAAATCCGGTCCGTCCAGCTGTATTGGCGCGGCTTGAAGACACCCAGAATTCGCCGGGCCAGTTCGACGATGAAGACGAGTGGGACTACACATTTTAA
- a CDS encoding ABC transporter ATP-binding protein: MGDRGGQTQGDDDTETSASAVVEASALSKSFGDIDVLDELSFSIPDDAVTAIVGPNGSGKTTLAELVTGVESPTAGELTLYAGGERPVGYLPQDPRFQPSATVRETVAFYAALLAGETDVDAALARVGLEAAADRRTDALSGGMRRLLGIAVSLLGAPDLVVLDEPTSGLDPEMTRHVYDVIAGLTERDQAVVLTTHDLSRAADADYILVVSDGSIVSAGSPEEVLADTETTTLEDAFEAAVRGRTVTAEGGDGRE, encoded by the coding sequence ATGGGTGATCGTGGGGGGCAAACCCAAGGTGACGACGATACTGAGACGTCGGCTTCGGCTGTCGTTGAGGCGTCGGCACTCTCGAAATCGTTCGGTGATATCGATGTTCTCGACGAACTCTCCTTTTCGATACCGGATGATGCGGTCACCGCGATTGTCGGGCCGAATGGATCCGGGAAGACGACGCTCGCGGAACTCGTTACGGGCGTAGAGAGCCCGACAGCGGGCGAACTCACACTCTACGCCGGCGGGGAGCGACCCGTCGGGTATCTCCCCCAAGACCCGCGGTTCCAGCCCTCGGCGACGGTCCGGGAGACGGTCGCATTCTACGCGGCACTGCTCGCCGGAGAGACCGACGTCGATGCCGCACTCGCTCGGGTCGGCCTCGAAGCCGCGGCCGACCGCCGAACGGATGCGCTCTCCGGAGGTATGCGCCGCCTCCTGGGAATCGCGGTGAGCCTCCTGGGGGCACCAGACCTAGTCGTTCTCGACGAACCGACGAGCGGCCTCGACCCGGAGATGACTCGCCACGTGTACGACGTGATTGCGGGGTTGACCGAGCGCGACCAAGCCGTCGTGTTGACGACCCACGACCTTTCGCGCGCAGCAGACGCCGATTACATCCTCGTGGTGTCCGATGGCAGCATCGTCTCGGCTGGGTCCCCAGAAGAAGTGCTTGCGGACACGGAGACAACCACCTTAGAGGACGCATTCGAGGCCGCCGTTCGTGGCCGCACGGTCACCGCCGAGGGAGGGGATGGTCGTGAGTGA
- a CDS encoding ABC transporter permease, producing MSDATQQFTAVFERELRALARSRSVWLLAVGFFALIVAIAVLGGQAGYVPLVLALLTPVEVLVPVLVVALGYRTILGDRLRGELKVLDTFPITPIRYGLGVYCGRLAVALGILVMTLLVAGFVVPLSGGTPNVLAQSGGLDSPVYYARFVALTMVFAGVILAITLLLSSVARSARRGLVSAVGLLLVVVIGFDLVVIAGVGQGWIVERGLSEALAASPLSAYRGLVMTYAVEPAVTMTVRAASPIASVFSLAVWTSLSLLTASALTGIE from the coding sequence GTGAGTGACGCTACCCAGCAGTTCACCGCCGTTTTCGAACGGGAGTTGCGAGCACTCGCACGGTCGCGGTCAGTCTGGCTGCTTGCCGTCGGGTTCTTCGCACTCATCGTGGCGATTGCAGTACTCGGCGGGCAAGCCGGCTACGTGCCGCTCGTACTGGCGCTGCTCACGCCGGTCGAGGTCTTGGTCCCAGTGTTGGTAGTAGCGCTCGGATATCGAACGATTCTCGGCGACCGATTGCGGGGTGAACTGAAAGTCCTCGATACGTTCCCGATAACGCCCATTCGGTACGGGCTTGGCGTCTATTGTGGCCGACTCGCAGTCGCACTCGGGATTCTCGTCATGACGCTGCTCGTAGCAGGGTTCGTTGTACCACTCTCGGGGGGGACGCCGAACGTGCTCGCACAATCAGGCGGGTTAGACTCGCCGGTGTACTACGCACGATTCGTCGCGTTGACGATGGTGTTCGCAGGTGTTATCCTTGCTATCACGCTGTTACTTTCGTCGGTGGCTCGGTCTGCACGTCGTGGACTCGTGTCGGCAGTCGGCTTGTTACTTGTAGTCGTCATCGGGTTTGACCTCGTGGTGATTGCTGGGGTCGGGCAAGGTTGGATCGTTGAACGAGGGCTGAGCGAAGCGCTCGCAGCCAGTCCATTAAGTGCGTACCGTGGACTTGTGATGACGTATGCTGTCGAACCGGCAGTGACAATGACGGTTCGTGCAGCCTCACCGATTGCAAGCGTGTTTTCGCTGGCTGTGTGGACATCCCTGTCTCTACTTACAGCCTCAGCGCTAACCGGAATTGAGTGA
- a CDS encoding AbrB/MazE/SpoVT family DNA-binding domain-containing protein, with translation MGEDAGIVTLSNSGAVVIPVEVREVLGIKNQEALIRLPEVEVAEKTKGHTPNRTESAGVVRISEDGVAVIPVEVRDLLGVDNTKAYLRLRDISVAKKLDEGDV, from the coding sequence ATGGGAGAAGATGCTGGCATCGTCACCTTGAGCAACTCCGGTGCCGTAGTTATCCCCGTCGAGGTGCGGGAAGTCCTCGGAATCAAGAATCAGGAGGCATTAATTCGCCTTCCCGAAGTCGAGGTTGCTGAAAAAACCAAGGGTCACACTCCTAACCGAACCGAATCAGCTGGCGTCGTTCGCATCAGCGAGGATGGCGTCGCGGTAATTCCTGTTGAGGTTCGTGATCTTTTGGGAGTCGATAATACGAAGGCGTACCTCCGGCTGCGGGATATCTCGGTGGCGAAAAAACTAGATGAAGGTGACGTGTAG
- a CDS encoding restriction endonuclease: MTSDESPLPDEYDEHLRGLTEAIESVRDTLKTDHTLTTDQQMFARRLLYLANEPIKEAKSLLPEPNQADAATDERSSSSASDYMELVTQIEQELCWLIRSLQATQPAAHHYDEPPAEKFTTALEYATALRDILPSVPEDSPVLADQADLSLKEVDPHVGGRGDSDGRWLEYQLERALGRWGYRADTRQHLFSLEVDIVATRREKQQEPSDWIVAQCKDWTSDPITPAVLFRLCTVAFACRAMPVLCHTTELTPRAEQLAREFEVRVLDLTDLERAELPTPQVARPTAEFREWQPQYRARDDRGSIPWMFYNEPGKRFSYVPGFTLVGKDADYEPIESDRDDDTHPAAGH, translated from the coding sequence ATGACATCGGATGAATCCCCACTCCCAGACGAGTACGACGAACACCTGCGCGGGCTCACGGAAGCGATCGAGTCCGTTCGTGACACCCTCAAGACCGACCATACGCTCACCACTGACCAGCAGATGTTCGCCCGCCGACTCCTGTACTTAGCGAACGAGCCAATCAAGGAGGCCAAATCTCTCCTCCCCGAGCCCAACCAAGCTGATGCAGCGACGGACGAACGGTCCTCGAGTTCGGCAAGCGACTACATGGAGTTGGTCACCCAGATCGAACAGGAGTTGTGCTGGCTGATTCGATCACTGCAAGCAACGCAACCCGCAGCCCATCACTACGACGAACCACCCGCTGAGAAGTTCACAACAGCCCTTGAGTACGCTACCGCACTCAGAGACATCCTCCCATCAGTCCCAGAAGACAGCCCAGTACTTGCCGACCAAGCGGACCTCAGTCTCAAGGAGGTCGACCCACACGTTGGCGGGCGTGGTGATAGTGACGGCCGGTGGCTCGAGTACCAACTAGAGCGAGCACTAGGACGGTGGGGATACCGTGCAGATACCCGCCAACACCTCTTCAGCCTCGAGGTCGACATCGTCGCCACGCGGAGGGAGAAACAACAGGAGCCAAGCGACTGGATCGTCGCCCAATGTAAGGACTGGACGAGCGATCCGATCACGCCAGCAGTCCTCTTCCGGTTGTGTACCGTGGCGTTCGCGTGCCGAGCGATGCCAGTGCTCTGCCACACAACCGAGCTAACGCCGCGAGCCGAACAACTCGCCCGTGAATTCGAAGTGCGAGTCCTGGATTTAACGGATCTCGAACGTGCTGAGTTGCCTACCCCACAGGTTGCCAGGCCAACGGCAGAATTCCGGGAATGGCAGCCACAGTACCGCGCTCGAGACGACCGAGGTTCAATCCCGTGGATGTTCTACAACGAACCAGGGAAACGATTCAGCTACGTCCCAGGATTCACCCTCGTGGGCAAAGACGCTGACTATGAACCGATTGAGAGTGATCGGGATGACGATACGCATCCCGCTGCCGGTCATTAA
- a CDS encoding helix-turn-helix domain-containing protein, which translates to MPVPVDDLTNNDPYPVKPDTNEYEVLSFLVAHHKYGFTPSEIAARTDLSEASASKAMARLFEDRLVERAETIYYIDPHRADELKQRLVSLDSAVQLFEKAPDDAYAKQGWEQEVSSIDRGERTEPTSEHSKTAEERAEALIADIEDRRAEK; encoded by the coding sequence ATGCCAGTTCCCGTCGACGACCTCACAAATAACGACCCATACCCGGTGAAGCCGGATACGAACGAGTACGAAGTCCTCAGTTTCCTCGTCGCACACCACAAGTACGGCTTCACGCCCAGTGAAATCGCAGCTCGAACAGACCTCAGCGAGGCAAGCGCATCAAAAGCGATGGCTCGCCTCTTCGAGGATCGGCTCGTCGAACGAGCAGAAACAATCTATTATATCGATCCGCATCGGGCCGACGAGCTAAAGCAACGACTTGTATCGCTCGATTCAGCCGTTCAACTCTTTGAGAAGGCGCCTGACGACGCCTACGCCAAGCAGGGCTGGGAACAGGAAGTCTCCAGTATCGATCGAGGTGAAAGAACCGAGCCGACAAGCGAGCACTCCAAAACTGCAGAAGAACGAGCAGAAGCCCTTATCGCAGATATCGAAGACCGCCGCGCAGAGAAATAA
- a CDS encoding helix-turn-helix transcriptional regulator, producing the protein MSDSGTMDHTAKVARIREVAMTVREPKNAGEIAEAAGVARNTAEKYLTQLVEADKLATIQRGRETCYYPDPVTQYFDQIRDLVNDHRKDELTAELDAIRDDIDEWKEEYDVESADELRATVGGDIPASERRQRRHDAEDWDYYEHQAMLIKQAIQLYDTIEATRESRIASAN; encoded by the coding sequence ATGAGCGACTCAGGAACCATGGATCACACGGCAAAGGTCGCCCGGATTCGAGAGGTTGCGATGACGGTTCGTGAACCAAAAAATGCGGGGGAAATAGCTGAGGCTGCTGGTGTTGCCCGAAACACGGCCGAGAAGTATCTCACGCAACTGGTCGAAGCAGATAAACTCGCGACGATCCAGCGTGGTCGCGAGACCTGCTACTATCCAGATCCAGTCACCCAGTATTTCGATCAGATCCGTGACCTCGTCAACGACCATCGAAAAGACGAACTCACGGCTGAATTAGATGCGATCCGGGACGATATCGACGAGTGGAAAGAGGAGTACGATGTGGAGTCTGCCGACGAACTTCGGGCGACCGTCGGTGGTGATATCCCGGCATCCGAACGCCGACAGCGGCGCCACGACGCAGAGGATTGGGACTACTATGAGCACCAGGCGATGCTCATCAAACAAGCAATTCAGCTCTATGATACGATCGAGGCGACCCGCGAGAGTCGTATCGCCTCCGCCAACTGA